Proteins encoded within one genomic window of Mycolicibacterium monacense:
- a CDS encoding amidohydrolase family protein has translation MTQFTDAPIFDADQHMYETPDALLRHLPEKYQSKVQFVQIGKRTRIAILNKITDYMPNPTFERVAAPGAHEKFYSGQNPEGLTMREMSGRGIDCPPGARNPDDRIAELDRQGVDACINYPTLANLVEHSAAEDPELTAAIIHSLNQWMLEHWGFSHQNRIYSTPVLTLGLVDNALRELEYILENGARVALIKPAPVNGYKGWRSPALPEFDPFWREVEAAGLPIVLHASQPPLQEYIEKWEPAETQSAFEMSAFKWTALGHREIADMLTSLICHGTLTRFPKLRIASVENGSAWIKPLFDDLASTYHKMPQNFPEHPHEVFRRNCWVSPFWEGSVADVVETVGWDRVMFGSDWPHPEGLETPKGYFKYAEGMDKRRTYDFMGDNARRFMGLPLANPDPEAVKPPALANA, from the coding sequence ATGACCCAGTTCACCGACGCACCGATCTTCGACGCCGATCAGCACATGTACGAGACCCCGGATGCACTGCTGCGGCACCTGCCGGAGAAGTACCAATCGAAGGTGCAGTTCGTCCAGATCGGTAAGCGCACCAGGATCGCGATCCTGAACAAGATCACCGATTACATGCCCAACCCGACTTTCGAGCGGGTGGCCGCCCCCGGTGCGCACGAGAAGTTCTATTCCGGCCAGAATCCCGAAGGTCTGACCATGAGGGAGATGTCCGGCCGCGGGATCGACTGCCCGCCCGGCGCCCGTAATCCCGACGACAGGATTGCCGAGCTCGACCGTCAAGGCGTCGACGCTTGCATCAATTATCCGACGCTCGCCAATCTCGTTGAGCACTCCGCGGCCGAAGATCCCGAATTGACGGCGGCGATCATCCACTCGCTGAACCAGTGGATGCTCGAACACTGGGGCTTCAGCCATCAGAACCGGATCTATTCGACGCCGGTCCTCACGCTGGGACTCGTCGACAACGCGCTACGGGAGCTCGAGTACATCCTGGAAAACGGCGCCAGGGTCGCCCTGATCAAACCGGCGCCGGTGAACGGTTACAAGGGCTGGCGCTCACCGGCGCTGCCTGAATTCGATCCGTTCTGGCGGGAGGTCGAGGCAGCGGGGTTGCCGATCGTGTTGCACGCGAGCCAACCGCCGCTGCAGGAGTACATCGAGAAGTGGGAGCCGGCGGAGACGCAGAGCGCCTTCGAGATGTCGGCGTTCAAATGGACGGCGCTCGGCCACCGGGAGATCGCCGACATGCTCACCAGCCTGATCTGCCATGGCACGCTGACTCGGTTCCCGAAGCTGCGTATCGCCAGCGTCGAGAACGGAAGCGCTTGGATCAAGCCGCTTTTCGACGACCTCGCTTCGACGTATCACAAGATGCCGCAGAACTTCCCCGAGCATCCGCATGAGGTGTTCCGTCGCAACTGCTGGGTCAGCCCGTTCTGGGAGGGCTCCGTGGCGGACGTCGTCGAGACCGTCGGATGGGACAGGGTGATGTTCGGGTCGGACTGGCCGCATCCGGAAGGACTGGAAACTCCCAAGGGCTACTTCAAGTACGCCGAGGGAATGGACAAGCGGCGTACCTACGACTTCATGGGTGACAACGCCCGCCGCTTCATGGGACTCCCACTGGCCAACCCCGATCCGGAGGCGGTCAAGCCCCCCGCGCTGGCGAACGCTTGA
- a CDS encoding TetR/AcrR family transcriptional regulator: MAVTSSAPDASPQDATRGERTRAAILQASRRLFLERGYSGTPINAITEACGISRAGFYTYFKDKREIFNVLGKTAYHDVLAVIAEWAEAEAPFSPADIRVWVGHYFDYMDQHGAFVLASAHSAPDDDSFRNSRNRMVTRASWKLGQAISRAGAHSPDVIGVAVMGLLDRAWHTVNRQTVAVDRDEMIAVVAEMISAMAVLGASESAV, encoded by the coding sequence ATGGCGGTCACCTCGAGTGCTCCTGACGCGTCGCCACAGGACGCCACCCGCGGTGAGCGCACCCGCGCGGCAATCCTGCAAGCAAGCCGGCGCCTCTTTCTCGAGCGCGGATACTCCGGCACGCCCATCAACGCGATCACCGAGGCATGCGGTATCTCGCGCGCCGGGTTCTACACGTACTTCAAGGACAAGCGCGAGATCTTCAACGTCCTCGGCAAGACGGCGTATCACGACGTCCTGGCCGTCATCGCCGAATGGGCGGAGGCGGAGGCGCCGTTCAGCCCCGCCGACATCCGGGTGTGGGTGGGCCACTACTTCGACTACATGGACCAGCACGGTGCGTTCGTGCTGGCGTCGGCGCACTCCGCCCCTGACGACGATTCGTTTCGAAACTCACGCAATCGCATGGTGACTCGCGCGTCGTGGAAGTTGGGGCAGGCTATCTCCAGGGCCGGCGCGCACTCGCCGGACGTCATCGGCGTTGCGGTGATGGGATTGCTCGACCGGGCCTGGCACACCGTGAATAGGCAGACCGTCGCCGTCGACCGCGACGAAATGATCGCGGTGGTCGCCGAAATGATCTCGGCGATGGCGGTTCTCGGCGCGTCGGAATCAGCCGTCTAA
- a CDS encoding DinB family protein, which translates to MEEICRECGFDQSETLPSDVAMELYPAVRAIGVSVLAVSGDELRRRPAATVWSPLEYLGHLRESMAFHRWLIERALSEDNPLIPTVDPDESVVQAAYNDADPLELLAQFERRIQRLADVLIALDDDSATRTVTLDGREISVALIARSAWHECHHHLGDIRRLGGLDP; encoded by the coding sequence ATGGAGGAGATCTGTCGCGAGTGCGGTTTCGATCAGTCCGAGACGCTACCGTCGGACGTCGCCATGGAGTTGTACCCGGCGGTTCGGGCGATCGGCGTCAGCGTCCTCGCCGTCTCTGGTGATGAGCTTCGGCGCAGACCGGCAGCGACGGTATGGTCCCCGCTGGAGTACCTCGGGCACCTACGGGAGTCGATGGCGTTCCACCGCTGGCTGATCGAGCGTGCGCTGTCCGAAGACAATCCGCTGATACCAACGGTGGACCCGGACGAGTCAGTCGTTCAGGCCGCCTACAACGACGCCGATCCGCTCGAACTGCTCGCGCAGTTCGAGCGGCGGATCCAGCGGCTCGCCGATGTGCTGATTGCGTTGGACGACGATTCGGCCACCCGCACCGTGACGCTCGACGGTCGGGAGATCTCAGTTGCGCTCATCGCGCGCAGCGCCTGGCATGAATGCCACCATCACCTCGGTGACATTCGACGCCTGGGAGGTCTTGACCCGTAG
- a CDS encoding nuclear transport factor 2 family protein — MTITGAHLEHFIRRWYELWNDQDKQGWLRHWKDAAPGEPTLEDPVGTPVKRGWELAAELWDRTGPNHPAVRIEQIILGGSEAVVVCHNEGTYRGEALVIPSVDVWRFNADGTSSVRSFWEIPDHIPYGKWTAKTGSAPAS; from the coding sequence ATGACGATCACAGGAGCCCATCTCGAGCACTTCATTCGACGCTGGTACGAATTGTGGAACGACCAGGACAAGCAGGGGTGGCTGCGGCATTGGAAGGACGCCGCGCCAGGCGAACCGACGCTCGAGGACCCGGTAGGAACACCGGTCAAACGGGGCTGGGAACTGGCCGCCGAACTGTGGGATCGCACCGGGCCGAATCACCCGGCCGTCCGCATCGAGCAGATCATCCTCGGCGGATCCGAAGCCGTCGTCGTGTGCCACAACGAAGGCACCTACCGTGGCGAGGCACTCGTCATCCCCAGCGTCGATGTGTGGCGATTCAATGCCGACGGCACCAGCTCCGTGCGCAGCTTCTGGGAGATTCCCGACCACATCCCGTACGGAAAGTGGACCGCGAAAACCGGCAGCGCCCCGGCCAGCTGA
- a CDS encoding isochorismatase family protein — MTTDRRWSAPEPGRTAVVCVECQNGVLGPDSMLPALAADAEPALAVIESLLTGARGAGVLVVHTPFAGRLGGDPGTTPLMRSTAPATAEWRPGHRATQVLPQLLDPSDLIVPRHQGVSPTWGTELLPLLRARKLDTLVFAGVSLNVAIPLAVGQAAHEGFNVVVAGDAVVGTPAEYGRLVLRNTISLLAQVVSVADLTRAWQQAMDLRQTP; from the coding sequence ATGACAACGGATCGTCGATGGTCGGCCCCCGAGCCAGGCCGCACCGCAGTGGTCTGTGTCGAATGCCAGAACGGCGTGCTGGGACCCGACTCGATGCTGCCTGCGCTGGCGGCCGACGCAGAACCGGCGCTGGCAGTGATCGAGTCACTTCTCACCGGCGCTCGGGGCGCGGGTGTGCTCGTCGTGCACACCCCATTTGCCGGGCGCCTGGGCGGTGACCCGGGAACCACCCCGCTGATGCGTTCAACCGCTCCTGCGACTGCCGAGTGGAGGCCGGGCCACCGTGCAACTCAGGTCCTGCCGCAACTACTCGATCCGTCGGACCTGATCGTGCCCCGACATCAGGGCGTGTCGCCGACGTGGGGTACCGAACTCCTACCGCTCTTGCGCGCCCGGAAGCTCGACACTCTGGTGTTCGCGGGCGTATCGCTGAACGTCGCCATTCCGCTGGCCGTCGGACAAGCGGCTCACGAGGGATTCAACGTCGTCGTCGCCGGTGACGCCGTCGTGGGCACCCCTGCCGAGTACGGCCGCCTGGTCCTGCGCAACACGATTTCCCTACTGGCTCAGGTTGTTTCAGTCGCCGACCTCACACGGGCCTGGCAGCAAGCGATGGACTTGCGCCAAACGCCTTGA
- a CDS encoding Rieske 2Fe-2S domain-containing protein codes for MYGFEGPAETFQERGFPHADYPTGWFQAGWSAGYGPGQVVPERFFGQDLVIYRTASDDQPSGGRLVALDAYCPHMGAHLGHGGTVEGTCVRCPYHGWVWDADGRNAEIPYGDRDSINASTRSWPVREHSGIVYIWHAADGSGPSWDPPRFPEAGTGDFYPPYPWATHREPMRMHPQFAAENFPDLAHMRYVHRWEEIPDISLWQEDGPVLRVDYDGMISTPKGSVRVTTENTAHGVGLNINRVKDGLRSTTLGAFTPIDQTRSEGFITVWVANRDLGSAEPDGLARSIVAANTKELFGPTADRRVWENQRYREHPLAVGYEAKYTRAFRSWSRQFYPEPSLAEVVHP; via the coding sequence ATGTACGGTTTCGAGGGCCCGGCCGAGACGTTTCAAGAGCGCGGTTTCCCACATGCCGACTACCCCACGGGCTGGTTCCAGGCGGGCTGGTCCGCCGGGTACGGCCCTGGGCAGGTCGTGCCCGAGCGATTCTTCGGACAGGACCTCGTCATCTACCGCACCGCTTCCGACGACCAGCCGTCCGGTGGCCGGCTCGTCGCGCTGGACGCGTACTGCCCTCACATGGGCGCCCATCTGGGTCACGGCGGCACGGTGGAAGGAACCTGTGTGCGCTGCCCGTACCACGGATGGGTGTGGGACGCCGACGGCCGGAACGCGGAAATACCCTATGGTGACCGCGACTCGATCAACGCGAGCACTCGTAGTTGGCCCGTGCGAGAACACAGCGGCATCGTCTATATCTGGCACGCCGCCGACGGTTCGGGCCCCAGCTGGGATCCGCCACGCTTCCCCGAGGCCGGCACCGGGGACTTCTACCCGCCCTACCCGTGGGCCACCCATCGCGAACCCATGCGAATGCATCCTCAGTTCGCCGCCGAGAACTTCCCCGACCTCGCGCACATGCGGTACGTCCATCGCTGGGAGGAGATTCCAGATATCTCTCTGTGGCAGGAGGACGGCCCCGTGTTGCGGGTCGACTACGACGGCATGATCTCCACGCCCAAGGGTTCGGTTCGAGTTACCACCGAGAACACCGCCCACGGCGTCGGGCTCAACATCAACCGCGTCAAGGACGGACTGCGGTCGACCACGCTGGGCGCCTTCACTCCGATCGACCAAACCCGCAGCGAGGGTTTCATCACCGTTTGGGTCGCCAACCGCGACCTTGGGTCCGCCGAGCCGGACGGTCTGGCCCGCAGCATTGTTGCAGCCAACACCAAGGAATTGTTCGGGCCGACGGCTGACCGGCGGGTGTGGGAGAACCAGCGCTACCGCGAGCATCCGCTCGCGGTCGGGTACGAAGCGAAGTACACCCGCGCGTTCCGCAGCTGGTCTCGACAGTTCTACCCGGAGCCGTCACTGGCCGAGGTGGTCCACCCATGA
- a CDS encoding TetR/AcrR family transcriptional regulator → MSDDGHQPERDAILRAAYRLISHGSTTGTTSIENILRAAGVNRRIFYRHFASKDDLIIAMQEWAGDLILADLRIAVAAADTPAAAITAWIEDYLSIGWQEARFRDALAFMSTEVTGAPGIAAALEATYARHREPLAAALAAGLADGSLPNARPELDSFAIHAVAVRHLEARIRGRLDTDFDEVRNQVVELILTGLSAPAVHPNPAGIAAR, encoded by the coding sequence ATGAGCGACGACGGTCACCAGCCGGAACGGGATGCGATCCTGCGGGCGGCATACCGGTTGATCAGTCATGGCTCGACCACCGGAACGACGTCGATCGAGAACATCCTTCGAGCCGCCGGGGTGAACCGGCGGATCTTTTACCGGCACTTCGCCTCCAAGGACGACCTGATCATCGCGATGCAGGAGTGGGCAGGCGACCTGATCTTGGCTGACCTGCGCATAGCGGTCGCTGCCGCCGACACGCCAGCAGCGGCAATCACCGCCTGGATCGAGGACTATCTGAGCATCGGCTGGCAGGAGGCACGATTCCGCGATGCCTTGGCGTTCATGTCCACGGAGGTCACGGGAGCGCCGGGTATCGCAGCGGCATTGGAGGCGACGTACGCGCGGCACCGCGAGCCGCTGGCCGCGGCGTTGGCCGCCGGCCTGGCCGACGGCAGCCTGCCCAACGCGCGCCCGGAACTCGATTCGTTCGCCATCCACGCGGTCGCCGTACGTCACCTCGAAGCCCGCATCCGCGGGCGGCTCGACACCGACTTCGACGAGGTGCGCAATCAGGTCGTCGAGCTGATCCTGACGGGGCTGTCCGCCCCTGCGGTGCACCCCAACCCGGCCGGAATCGCTGCTCGGTGA
- a CDS encoding Rieske 2Fe-2S domain-containing protein has product MNGLPSMQPTGWFQVAWSADLAEGDVIPLRYFGVELVAFRDLQGAVHVLNAHCQHLGANLSKGGCVVEDGIQCPFHGWVWNGEGRNVRIPYENRPNRGRKVRSWPVTELNESIYVWHDAAGRAPMWEVPDGLRVLGEHIHDRDYFPVGPEARLKFAGIHVHPQVIAENAVDPHHFRFVHKTPISPVVLREDTDDVTWSAKVGFGRRWSGGVDQPGETTNTLEIYWSGLGISFNGEHTREGFRVIAICTTPVDDHTSDIFSTYWIDEANGNYDERLTAAQAALPDDIAIWDSQVYMDPPGLTASEAAGFRQLRRWARGFYPDAEPAEDKLAPSGAH; this is encoded by the coding sequence GTGAACGGTCTACCCAGCATGCAGCCGACCGGGTGGTTCCAGGTCGCGTGGAGTGCCGACCTGGCCGAGGGCGACGTCATCCCGTTGCGCTACTTCGGCGTCGAACTCGTCGCCTTTCGAGACCTGCAGGGGGCGGTGCACGTACTCAATGCCCACTGCCAGCATCTCGGCGCCAACCTGTCCAAGGGTGGCTGCGTCGTCGAGGACGGTATCCAGTGTCCGTTCCATGGCTGGGTGTGGAACGGGGAGGGCCGCAACGTGCGGATTCCCTACGAGAACCGGCCGAATCGAGGTCGTAAGGTTCGGTCATGGCCGGTCACCGAACTCAACGAGTCCATCTACGTATGGCACGACGCCGCCGGGCGCGCTCCGATGTGGGAGGTGCCCGACGGACTGCGGGTGCTCGGCGAACACATTCACGATCGGGACTACTTCCCAGTCGGTCCGGAAGCCCGGCTCAAATTCGCCGGAATCCACGTGCATCCGCAAGTCATCGCCGAGAACGCCGTCGATCCGCATCACTTCCGGTTCGTGCACAAGACCCCGATCAGTCCGGTCGTGCTACGGGAGGACACCGACGACGTGACGTGGTCGGCGAAGGTGGGTTTCGGCCGACGGTGGAGTGGGGGCGTCGACCAGCCGGGCGAGACGACCAACACCTTGGAGATCTACTGGTCGGGCCTCGGCATATCGTTCAACGGCGAGCACACCCGCGAGGGCTTTCGCGTCATCGCCATCTGCACCACTCCCGTCGACGATCACACATCAGACATATTCTCCACGTACTGGATTGACGAGGCCAACGGCAATTACGACGAGCGCCTGACGGCTGCACAAGCCGCGCTGCCGGACGACATCGCGATTTGGGACAGTCAGGTGTACATGGATCCGCCGGGCCTCACCGCCTCCGAAGCCGCAGGGTTCCGGCAATTGCGCCGGTGGGCGCGTGGCTTTTATCCCGACGCGGAGCCTGCTGAGGACAAACTCGCGCCCTCCGGCGCCCACTGA
- a CDS encoding ferredoxin--NADP reductase, translated as MADVVAETADAVTIVFDPPNGCDVGYRPGQFLTLRVPSERTGFVARCYSLCSSPDTDKRLAVTVKRTAEGYASNWLCDNVRSGDEFECLPPAGVFSPDHLDRDLLLIAGGSGITPMMSITKSVLVQSHGRVVLIYANRDPDAIIFAAALRELVAEHPDRLTVIHWLESVQGLPNDATLTPLLAPFADHDVFICGPAPFMKSARSAIEGLGTPRTQIHIENFVSLSGDPFVDRPVSVDQIGDSADDPLTAEVVVELNGSTHTLTWTPKDTLIDLLVDQGIEAPYSCREGDCGTCQCVLIDGKVEMDTHGALDDDDIADGIVLGCQARPASERIRIEF; from the coding sequence GTGGCCGACGTCGTCGCCGAGACCGCCGACGCCGTCACCATCGTGTTCGACCCACCCAATGGTTGCGATGTCGGTTACCGGCCTGGCCAGTTCCTGACGTTGCGAGTGCCGAGCGAGCGGACGGGGTTCGTCGCCCGGTGCTATTCATTGTGCAGCTCGCCGGACACCGACAAGCGGCTGGCTGTGACGGTGAAGCGTACGGCTGAGGGGTATGCGTCGAATTGGTTGTGCGACAACGTCCGTTCAGGTGATGAGTTCGAGTGTTTGCCGCCTGCTGGCGTTTTCAGTCCCGACCACTTGGACAGGGATTTACTGCTGATCGCCGGCGGCAGCGGCATCACCCCCATGATGTCGATCACCAAGTCCGTGTTGGTCCAGAGTCACGGGCGAGTGGTGCTCATCTACGCCAACAGGGACCCTGATGCCATCATCTTCGCCGCGGCGCTGCGCGAACTCGTTGCGGAGCATCCTGATCGGCTGACAGTCATCCATTGGCTGGAGAGTGTGCAGGGCCTGCCCAATGACGCGACCCTGACGCCGCTCCTCGCACCATTCGCGGACCACGACGTCTTCATCTGCGGCCCAGCACCATTCATGAAGAGCGCGCGCAGTGCGATCGAAGGTCTGGGGACACCGCGCACCCAGATCCACATTGAGAACTTTGTTTCCCTGTCCGGGGATCCGTTCGTCGACAGGCCGGTGAGTGTCGATCAAATCGGCGATTCTGCCGATGACCCGCTGACCGCCGAGGTGGTCGTTGAGCTGAACGGTTCGACCCACACGCTGACATGGACACCGAAAGACACTTTGATCGACCTGCTCGTCGATCAGGGAATCGAAGCGCCCTACTCCTGCCGTGAAGGCGATTGCGGCACATGCCAATGCGTTCTGATCGACGGGAAGGTCGAGATGGATACCCACGGCGCGCTCGACGACGACGATATCGCGGACGGTATTGTGCTGGGATGCCAAGCCCGGCCGGCCTCTGAGCGCATCAGGATCGAATTCTGA
- a CDS encoding TetR/AcrR family transcriptional regulator produces the protein MTAHPQVSRAAAWGADLPLNEEQARERLLAAAEACYAERGPTSTRMSDIAKKAGVNRSTVYYYFPTKDAILVASFVRALDGVLAAADHCWRTDEPFLDRLVAACLAGNAAARTSPAIRLLIHNDEAAHTYHAAEHSELWRDKLAEALGQRIAGAAAAGEVRDDLSPDTLARWVTRVNFSLMSEPAGAEDGGEEGILRNLLAASLAPRTSAGTSRS, from the coding sequence GTGACCGCGCATCCGCAGGTGAGTCGGGCTGCCGCCTGGGGCGCGGACCTGCCGCTCAACGAGGAGCAAGCGCGAGAGCGCCTGCTGGCAGCGGCCGAAGCGTGCTATGCGGAGCGCGGACCGACCAGCACCCGGATGAGTGACATCGCCAAGAAGGCGGGCGTCAACCGATCCACGGTGTACTACTACTTCCCGACCAAAGACGCGATTCTCGTTGCCTCGTTCGTTCGTGCCCTTGACGGCGTGCTCGCCGCCGCCGACCATTGCTGGCGTACAGACGAGCCTTTCCTCGATCGTCTGGTCGCGGCGTGTCTTGCCGGAAATGCCGCAGCCCGCACATCGCCGGCCATCCGGCTACTCATTCACAACGACGAAGCGGCGCACACTTACCACGCGGCCGAGCACTCAGAGCTATGGCGTGACAAGCTCGCAGAAGCGCTCGGTCAGCGCATCGCCGGCGCTGCGGCGGCCGGGGAGGTCCGCGATGATCTCTCCCCGGACACGTTGGCCCGTTGGGTGACTCGAGTCAACTTCAGCCTCATGTCGGAGCCCGCCGGCGCAGAAGACGGCGGCGAGGAAGGAATACTCCGCAATCTGCTCGCGGCATCGCTCGCCCCGCGGACATCGGCCGGGACGTCACGGAGCTAG
- a CDS encoding DUF2889 domain-containing protein — MTGLGIPSLGLHPLHGVHEPTVGNPPRRAGSARRTTSIDMTRAGGTLDPVHLEGRARDVRTAQDGTASVLGEAEMSATIELVARVVRHVEVTPPVDGISHLSGAPAMSGFRAAADKAAPGLRASRDLRYSLLDDIPVATLVSGHALSASGALGDVSKSGYLPVADQCAGFATGGLLMTSFEAGDPAVVTGPVAPDLDHDVDDWAWHPMKPLPLHGMRRRRRIDVYEDGDGRIGIDAMFRDTYVRTDAVETIIHEYTLAAAVDADTGVILESHATPRVLPWQECPGAVASAERIAGMTLRELHFRVRQELFGTSTCTHLNDLLRSVADTEALIDQMRSA; from the coding sequence GTGACCGGCCTGGGCATCCCGTCCCTCGGGCTCCATCCCCTACACGGGGTGCACGAACCCACTGTCGGTAATCCACCGCGTCGGGCCGGTTCCGCGCGGCGCACCACGTCGATCGACATGACCCGCGCCGGGGGGACGCTGGACCCGGTTCACCTCGAGGGTCGAGCCCGCGACGTGCGGACGGCGCAGGACGGTACCGCCTCCGTGCTCGGCGAGGCCGAGATGTCGGCCACCATCGAGTTGGTCGCCCGCGTCGTCCGCCACGTCGAGGTCACACCGCCCGTCGATGGGATATCGCACCTTTCGGGCGCGCCGGCGATGAGCGGTTTTCGCGCCGCGGCCGATAAGGCCGCCCCGGGCTTGCGCGCATCCCGCGACCTGCGCTATTCGCTGCTCGACGACATTCCGGTCGCGACGCTGGTCTCCGGTCATGCGCTCTCGGCCTCGGGTGCGCTCGGCGACGTCTCCAAGTCCGGGTATCTGCCGGTTGCCGATCAGTGCGCGGGCTTCGCGACCGGCGGGTTGCTGATGACCTCGTTCGAGGCCGGCGATCCTGCCGTGGTCACCGGGCCGGTGGCTCCGGACCTCGACCACGATGTCGACGACTGGGCGTGGCACCCGATGAAACCGTTGCCGTTGCATGGCATGCGCCGGCGCCGGCGCATCGACGTCTACGAGGACGGTGACGGGCGGATCGGCATCGACGCCATGTTCCGCGACACCTATGTGCGGACCGACGCCGTGGAGACGATCATCCACGAGTACACCCTGGCCGCGGCTGTCGACGCCGACACCGGAGTGATCCTCGAGTCACACGCCACTCCGCGAGTGCTGCCCTGGCAGGAATGCCCGGGCGCAGTGGCCAGCGCCGAGCGGATCGCCGGAATGACGCTGCGCGAACTGCACTTCCGGGTTCGGCAGGAGTTGTTCGGCACCAGCACGTGCACCCATCTCAACGATCTGCTGCGCAGCGTCGCCGACACCGAGGCGCTCATCGACCAGATGCGCAGCGCCTAG
- a CDS encoding OB-fold domain-containing protein, whose product MTALITEGLFRVDGDRAVLFGSRRRSTGVVKFPAERPELFDGDADIQQDIEAIELSTTGTLYTYTTQEFPPPLPYKGNRSPDVFKPYVVGFVELPEGVLVESLIVGATPDQLQIGQRLVSTTTNLETEDGRSLATFAFRPEG is encoded by the coding sequence ATGACCGCACTGATCACTGAGGGATTGTTCCGGGTCGACGGCGACCGTGCGGTGTTGTTCGGCTCGCGCCGACGATCGACCGGCGTGGTGAAGTTCCCCGCCGAGCGACCCGAGCTCTTCGATGGGGACGCCGACATTCAGCAGGACATCGAGGCGATCGAATTGTCCACCACGGGAACGCTTTACACCTACACCACCCAGGAGTTCCCGCCGCCGCTGCCGTACAAGGGCAACCGCTCCCCCGACGTGTTCAAGCCCTACGTCGTCGGCTTCGTCGAATTGCCCGAGGGCGTGCTGGTCGAGTCGTTGATCGTGGGCGCCACCCCCGACCAGTTGCAGATCGGTCAGCGGCTGGTGTCGACCACGACCAATCTGGAGACCGAAGACGGCCGGTCGCTGGCGACCTTCGCTTTCCGGCCCGAAGGATAG
- a CDS encoding thiolase family protein, whose protein sequence is MAASTSKAVIVAAARTPIGTSRRGTLANMPAVELAKPVVTAVVDRSGLAGADFDDLVLAESLQGGGDSARFIAVDLGMTDIPGIAVNRQCASSLSAIAVGAGQIAAGMSRAILAGGMESCSTTPLLRKRKPFTTGKSPEDYQDPWFPFSHPPTDDAPALDMSITVAHNCAVQYGISREAQDEWALRSHQRAVKAIDAGSFVDEIVPVEVPQADGGTITFAQDEHPRRESTIETLAGLKVLHPEIDGFTVTAGNSSGINDAAAVVALTTPDTASEVLAHVLSWSAVGVAPNRTGSGPITAIPKALELAGRKLEDVALFEINEAFAAQAVACARELQLDEDIVNVYGSGISLGHPIAATGARMVTSAIYELRRRGGGIGVLSMCAGGGMGAAMVIEVA, encoded by the coding sequence ATGGCCGCATCGACGTCCAAGGCAGTGATCGTCGCCGCTGCCCGCACACCGATCGGAACGTCACGCCGGGGCACGCTGGCCAACATGCCGGCGGTCGAACTCGCGAAACCAGTGGTCACCGCGGTCGTGGACCGGTCCGGCCTGGCAGGCGCCGATTTCGACGACCTCGTGCTCGCCGAGAGCCTCCAGGGTGGCGGTGACAGTGCCCGCTTCATCGCGGTCGACCTCGGCATGACCGACATCCCCGGGATCGCTGTCAACCGCCAGTGTGCGTCCAGCCTGTCGGCGATCGCCGTCGGCGCGGGCCAGATCGCTGCGGGCATGAGCCGCGCCATCCTGGCAGGCGGCATGGAGTCCTGCTCCACCACACCGCTTCTGCGCAAGCGCAAGCCGTTCACCACCGGCAAGTCACCCGAGGACTACCAGGATCCCTGGTTCCCGTTCTCCCATCCCCCCACCGACGATGCTCCCGCCCTCGACATGTCCATCACCGTCGCCCACAACTGTGCGGTGCAGTACGGGATCTCCCGTGAGGCGCAGGACGAATGGGCGTTGCGCAGCCACCAACGCGCCGTCAAGGCCATCGACGCCGGCTCCTTCGTCGATGAGATCGTGCCGGTCGAGGTCCCGCAGGCCGACGGGGGCACGATCACGTTCGCCCAGGACGAGCATCCTCGGCGCGAGTCGACGATCGAGACCCTCGCGGGGCTCAAGGTGCTGCACCCCGAGATCGACGGATTCACGGTCACGGCCGGCAACTCCTCGGGCATCAACGACGCAGCCGCCGTTGTCGCACTCACCACCCCGGACACCGCCAGTGAGGTGCTGGCACATGTGTTGTCGTGGAGTGCGGTCGGCGTGGCGCCGAACCGGACCGGCAGCGGGCCCATCACGGCCATCCCGAAGGCGCTCGAGTTGGCCGGCCGCAAGCTCGAGGATGTGGCGTTGTTCGAGATCAACGAGGCGTTCGCCGCCCAAGCGGTGGCCTGCGCCCGCGAGCTGCAACTCGACGAGGACATCGTCAACGTCTACGGGTCCGGCATCAGCCTGGGCCACCCGATTGCGGCGACCGGTGCACGCATGGTCACCTCGGCAATCTACGAACTGCGCCGCCGCGGCGGTGGCATCGGCGTCCTGTCCATGTGCGCCGGCGGCGGCATGGGCGCGGCGATGGTCATCGAGGTGGCCTGA